AACACCTTTATTTTGTATCTTATAGCTAAACGCTCATTACTATCTATTGTAGGTATTCTTGGAATGCAACCCTTTCTCCGCCCAATTGAAGTTAGAAATATTAGAAGAACAACTAGAAACCGAGCAGAAGATATTAGACGATCTGCAGAAAAAATTGAATCCAGGGCCAGATCCAAAGTTAGTAGAAAAGTGGGAGAAAATTAAAGATGATATTGTAGCTGCTATTAACGAAGGAATTAACACTTTGACGCAAGACGAACCTGACCTATCACAGGCTTCGCTGGATAACTTGTATGACTCAATTAGGAAGCATTTGCGAGAGAAGAACTATTTCAAGGCATACTTGATTGTTAAACACACAGAGAGGCAATATCCCGAAGCGAGGTATTTAAGGTGCAGCATGGAAAAAAGTGACCAAGTAAGTGAAACATCATGAAATCGCTCCTGTAAAGTTTCCCACAGTCCTATTTATATTTCATAAAACCGTAGCGTTAACAAGACAGTAAATCATATCTCTGTTTGtaacattttaaactttttatctacacacatatcataaactctctatgatgccttcaaaatccgtaaataatggcccacattacgataaactgttttgttacagcaaatttcttatctgtgaaaatgtggtaatagagtctggctagccaaaaattgttgacagatatttcgttcatgtatcaccaattgtctatgatttaaaaaaagctaaaagtcagttgtcaatttatgtaattcattcaaattgtttgcggtttataaggggtttattttaagtaatattaataatgtctatactgagtgaggttcgcaaactattatttaagctcgtgaataattacgacaatgtacgaagtcgacgtgtagcgttgtataacaaaaaactgcaatgtttacaactcctaaacaaatgtaaacaaattaggaggttggtgctctataaatattttgatacttagaatttagcatatttggtgtagtacttatgtattttttttggtgatggattaatattacgatattatcgagctaggtcttatttacactacatttcatttttcgcctttttACAATGGtaggtatatggtgagaaagtgttaacatatgtgtttattgttgactgtactttacatagtggtagaaattacgtgagctgactttgagtgcacgtcaacgtatatttaacttatatccttatgtacacagaaaatcaaaaatattttctagtatcaaaactataattcctactacacaaaatgtgaccagcccaagattttttgaatttcccgccaaacatttgtgtaatatttcagtagccagactctagcttcattactatatcaaaatcgatttggtaatgcattcaaatttcgaacatctctgaaaaaaaaagcaaattaaTTTGACCCCTATtataatatcagtcgagatgacgttttattcgaaatcaaatgacaattgcatacaatattgacaaatctcccatgtaagttggtatcggacgatatggtattcgaccccgactctagtttgtctttgaattaaaaaaaaactacggatgcgtgacgtgcgtgaaaaaagttttcatttgccgccattattttgacgtacagtttatcttttaattagtttctaagtaaaaaataatttgttttgttgtttttaaagtaactataacaaaagtttcgtgtaaaatgtgcgataaagatatctcggagacgccatctcatatccgcgagttccgccagagagcaaagtgccccaatgtcggttgtaatatgaggttagtgaatatatcatagaaagtttataacatttgtgtagataaagcagtgtatgtaactgtacataattaggcattaaaacactcgtgtgatactattatgaaactcatttcattcgtttcataaatccacactcgtattttaatgcctttcattatgtagcagtcacataaactactattagtgcTTTGCCCGCGGTATTACGGTAATGCGTAATGAAAAtgagtaaggtaaacgtactggtgctcgacgcggtcccagtacatgtcatatTGAAACTTgattcattgtcaatagaggtgacaggaaggtgtcatctattggcattagcatgtcgagcactagtacgtttaccttattttagtttaatatttttaaaataattttcatttcaggTGGAATATTTTGTGGCTCTCCTTAAGAATATTTTTGTGATACCAGACAGACGTCAATCTATAACACTAAGCCAGCAATGTGAAAACGAATTGGCCCTATACAAAAAGTTGGAAGAAAAGGAAGCCATAGTCGCTTTCTTGCAAGAGTCTGTGCATTTCAGTAGAATGGTTACCGAGGCGGTACCTCTGATTAATACTTTGCTGATGTCGAAGCAGGCAGGGGATGTTAATGAAGCTATAGAATTCTTCACCACGGCACACCACTTTAATATTGAATCGGCCAAGACAGGTGTAGCTAACATGCTGTTGCTTGTATGGTCGCCTGATCAGGTCAGTACAGTCTCTCACTACGCTCTCATATTATCTTGTGTTTTTAGGTGCACAGGTTTAACTTCATCTTACTAGTCATTGTTGTACTGGTACATAATAAGTCGCAGTTACAATAAATACCGTCAAAATGCTAAGTCTgagaaaaaaacaacgggttgcacttcgggagtgccggcagaagtgaaaactcaacgacattgtaactcaaaaatattaataacagggccatatagtgcaaaatgtctgcagcactatgtataattgaggttaacgccacctagcgttgtatcgtcgcattacttgaaacccctacgCACATCACTGTGATTACTACTGGTACTaccgttatattaataccagtttgagggaaacttattagatggcatttaaatcaaaaaacaatgacattgtccgtcacacataagtcacgcaagcgccctgcaccgcctacatgaaacagccggctcaggcatacattttcgccgtgcggtagaaagagaggagagacgccttacgcgttacgccttacgctgtctcgagtttataattttttccccacctcaaaaagtgcacagcgccgctgaagtttcacttcaaaaatattctGTGACCACAAAAGGTATTTCAATAGTAAGGATACTTAGGATTGCTATATATAGGGATGGTACCAAAATCACCGAAGCATTATTTTCATATTAAAACTCGTTCTTTGACCTTTAAATGTCTATTTTGCCAGCCTGTATTCATTGTACAGGAAAAACGGCAAGCCGTCGAGCGCGCCTACCGCGACATGTACTTAGAATGCGACAGCAAGCCGGAGCGCGCCCGTGCGGTCAATATCGCGCGTAAACTGGTATCTCTAGTGGCCACTATTGACCGCAGCAGCGCGCTCGCTCTCGACCATCTCGTGGACCAGTGGGTCGACAAGGGGGACATCACTCCGTCCATCATCCAGGTAAGCTATAGTTTGGTTAGTGATAGGAGATATCTCTTATCGTGTCTCACGTGTTGCGGCGTCCCTCTTATCAGTTCACCTACACACAAACACCTTcaccgtgtgtgtgtgtgtgtgtgtgtgtgtgtgtgtgtgtgtgtgtgtgtgtgtgtgtgtgtagttTGGCATGACACTAGTGACTAAACAATAGTCAGAGAAAATCGTCCCTTTTTCTTACTCTAGTAGCTAGTATAATTAGTATAAttccacaaaaaaataaatataataaggtaTAAGTATAgttgtataattatattgttaCTGCAATGTTTAACAAGCCAgactatatttattaaattattgagaAAACCGTATAAGTTTATTATATTTGATCAAAAGTATTGAAGCAAAAATACTGATCCTACCGGCTGCGCCAATAACTAACTTAATGTTTCAGGCTTGAAACTATATATTTACAAACGTTTCACTCTCGTTTAGGTGTTCTGGGAGATGTTTATGAAGAAAATCGACGGAACCACAGATATGGACAGCTACGCAGCGCTAGCGCTCCTCGTAATGGTTTCCAAAGGCAAACCCTCCGTAGCACTTGCTAATCTCGAAGTCATACAAACCCATGGCTTGACGGGCGACTACAATTCCAGGAACTTGAGCGCTCAACTATTACTATCATTGAGCAAGAAAAATAAAAGATATCCGGCTGATCATCAGATATTTACCTCAATTTACGATAGTTTGTTAGAAACGTTTTCGAAACTTAACAAGTTCACATCGTTTGCGGCTTATTCTATCGACACGATTTACGCGATCTGTGATACGCCTGAGATTGTCTGTGCGAAGATATTAGCGGAAATGTATAGAAGGGTGCAGCAGGCGATGGTGAAACAGGGCGAGAATGAAGAGGAGGTTTCTCTACCGGTTGAGCTGCTCACTCGCTTCGTGTTCACGCTGGGACATGTGGCGTTCCAACAGCTCATCTACCTCGATGTGTCAGTGTACAGTGAGCTGAGGAGAAGAAATCAGGTAAGCCTAGCTTTTATGCTCCTTGCTGTGATTGTTCTTTACATGTTAATTTaccttacctaaataaaatgaCCGCAGTAGGGACTTAGTTGAAACGATTTGTATagaagtaaaataatattaaaaaaatcatgccgtttttattcatttatttttactgtccaaaaattttcaaacaatttCCATTTTAGGTGCGAGAAGACCGCAAATTAGAGGAAAAGCGGAAGAAGAAAGCCGGTGCCTTCGCCACTCCAGCTCGGAAAGGGCGAGTGGACGACCTGCGCCGCCAGACGCTTATGAACGCGTCCGGAGCGAGCGCGTCTAGTCGCGGCCAGCGCTCCGCCAGCGTCTCGAAGGGGCCATCTGTGAGTGCAGTGTTAGCCGTAATGGTTAattctaattaacaattaatcaattgcattaaccattaattccgcaattaatcaattgcattacgcatcaatgtaattaaagttagttagaattgaattttgagacgtttaattacattgattgTCAATCTAATTGCCTATTTAATGGcattaaaatttcaaaaaattaattaaaattactctcaattgcattaacgtttaatggaaTTATTCTTTTTTTCATAGACTAATAATTAATGTTGTTTTTGCTTGGAAttggaactattaaaattataaataaaaataactatattAATGGAATATTTAGGGAAAGGCTccaactgaccgtcgccattcatgaggtggggacaaattggaattatatataattatgcagcgcctattcccatctgttcccGGTGGGGACAAGTGGGAATACGCCCGATATTGGTTTTCCCATTTGtacccaccccaataaggtggggacaaatggaaaatatttttatgcagggttttCCCATACATTCCCCGgagagacaaatgggaattcacccattattggtaataatgggtgcattattggtgtattcccatttgtccccaccccaacgaggtggggaaaaatggaaaatatttctatgcagcgtcttttcccatatgttcctcgcggggacaaatgggaatacactcattattggtgtattcctgtttgtccctgccatatgtgagttggagacaaatgggaaacggggacaaatgagatttatatgcagcgcctattccatctgttccaggcgggaacaaatgggaaaacatcggaaaatgatgtgtttccatttgtctccacaccaataaggtggggacaaatgggaaatgtttatatgtagtcctttcctatatgttccccgcggggacaaatgggaatacatccatTATTTACattactgctcttccaagtgctcatcaagacgagtcaggtgaccaaaacagcatttgcctatgttgcaccaaacctgagttccactaaacCTTTGATCCCTTGGACGCCtttataaaattacgatatttattcttgttaattgttaattatcaatcacatttttaattttcattaaaaattgatttaatttttaatggtttgtaaagcaataaccattaattctttttaatcgttagtggttcgaaataaattaatattaatgcaaattgatgttcaatgcaattgataattaattttccttcaatggttaatggcaattaaccttttcaatggttaatttttaatggtcaattgcattaacgttcggccaacactgtgtGAGTGTACACACCTAATAGgaagtattactgcaatgttctgccgctagagtgcagcactaatttgtttagtaaaccatagagtaacttaaacATACCAGAccttaaacaattttttgacaagtttccactctgacattgatgcatcaaggcggtttgtttacaggtggcctaccgcgaaacgcgaaaatcgaaatttctttatctgcctctctatcgatcgaataggcaagagtgatagagaggcataaaccgaactttcgacgtGTTTCGcagtaggccatgtgattggcctactgacgccctctacgcagagttttgcgtaatattccctattgtaacATTCATTGGTTGCTGTTGTTCGAATattgatttttatatttttttcgcaGACAAACACTACGATGACGGAAGACGAAACAGGGCTAGAAGGCGCGGTGGCGGACGACGCGGACGCAGAGTATGTGCGCGGCGTGTGCGAGCGAGAGGTTAGTGCTCTCAATTGTATTTCTATAGTTTGGCAAGAGTCACTTTTCAGTGGAATggacatagagagaatcatactgtatttttcAGTAAGTATTACAACCCCAaagaaataaatgattatagttttattaattttagtatgtAAATACTCATCTCAATAGCAAAATATCTgattattgaattattttcaGATTGTGGGCGAGGGCACGGCGCTGGCTCGCTACGTGCCCCTCCTGCGTCATATCCTAGCTAAcccggcgcgcgcgccgcccgccTTACAGGCTGCCGTCGCTCTGACCTTCACTAGGTAACATTGCTCTCACAATACATATACGACACCATAGTTGGACTCGCTATACCTGTATGGATACATTGGATACACACAATACTGTATGTGCAATTACCACGTCTCATAATCATAAGAAATGTTAGAGCTACTTCTGCTTACCCCGTGACTCCGTTTTTAAGGAGACGTGCGGCCCTTCATTTTCATGACCCCTGAATACATAGGTCTTTTCTTTGCCATATTGCCTCTACGCTTCTTACACCACCAAAATTTCCAATGCGAATCTCGACCAAAGTCACCATATCTGTAATAGTTAACTGATAAATAATTCCTAAACTTATCAGTgttttacttttagtatctTGTGCTtacttaaggttccgtcacacaggataacgttccgggcggggcgtgagcggtgcgtgagcgttttatatgtaaaagcggcgcgccccgctcacgccccgcccggaaaacgcgcctgtgtgacggagcctttactccgttggctctgtgacccaaaatgagacttggcctccaacccaagacagcgccacttttctcggtcctatgcgacctctcgccaattgttgactcgaagttcgcgcagatccgcctccaccatgtcgcaccagcgatacctggggcgtccgataggacgtcttcctgctggGCGGCCCAGGTATGCTCTTTTTCTTTCTCATTCAGGTACGTTCCGATCTTCATCATACAACACAAATAGTACATTACAACTCTAGATTTTTTGCAGATTCATGCTGGTATCGAGCACTGTGTGCGACGAAGGCCTGCAGTTGATGGTGACAGTGCTGACACGTTCACGGAATGTGGCGCTGCGGACCAATCTCACTATAGCGTTCGCTGATCTTACGCTACGTTTCCCTAATCTCACCCAACCTTGGACCCGCCATATCTACCAGATGTAAGTGCCATgaaatattcattttaaaatccCCTTATAGTAATAGGGGgtatattactgcaatgttctgccgccagagtgcagcactaagctagctagtaaaccatagagtaatttatacatactgtgccttaaactgtttttgacaagttttcacagacaattataaaatatgacattgaggcatcaaggcggtttgttaacaagggcctaccgggaaacgcgaaaatcgaaattaagttatctgcctctttatcgctcgaatattcaAGGTTAGAtaaataacgaaatttagattttcttgtttcgcggtagacccccagattgtgatggattgtggtagtagcgtcccctacgcagagttttgcgtaatattccctattaaactCTCTGCCCGCGTCTTTATCTGCGTTTACATCTTAAAATTGCCTCCATCTGCCTTATGTTTGTACCTATTTATCTTCCTCGTATAGCCTGTCCAAGTAACGCCAATCGGTGTCAGTTTTAACACCATACATGCGATAAACTTAAGTTTTGTTTATAGCTTAAGCGACGAGGAGTTAGAAGTGCGTCAGTGCGCAGTGAAGATGCTCTCGTTCCTCGTGCTGCATGAGATGGTGCGAGTGAAGGTACCGTGCGTTTACTTCCCTAgtctaaagcaggccactgacgagccttccaaatggatgccgttacaatggattcatccaaatggacggcatcctaatattaaacattgtacgtttttgacattcacggaccgattttggagtgcagccacgctatttggactatTGGAAGGCTCGTCACTGGCCACCTTAAGACTTCCTATAGacgagtttttttttcactcaTTTCAAATCAGTCATTTCTACCATTGGAAAAAAGTATCAACAAACAGTCAGAAGACAAACAAACAGAGTAGGACCGTACGGCCTGATTTTTAAACTATTTGGTACATTCTACACATGAACGTCaggacacagaataaataatagtaccgtacagaaaggacacatCCTACAAATAACAAAACTGAAGAAGAACCGAACCGACAGCGATTCAGAGAcaaatcatgctatccctttctaatgtatggcctatccctttcggctatttagggttgtcaaaattcaagtcattatcttatctggtCGTGCAcacaaaaggacgtcaagtggtgccaaccctaataattgctcggagcaatgctgagctgaacggagccgagtttgcccgaaaggaCGAGTGTCCCCACTGGTCAGTGGTCAGGGTAAAGAATATAACGCTGATGAACTTTACAGGGCCAGATCGCAGATATGGCGTTATGCTGCGCCGACAAAGACGCAAAGATCGCGTCAATGACGCGTCTGTTCTTCAAGCAGCTCTCTCAGAAAGGCAACGCGCTGTACAACGTCATGCCGGACATCATCTCGCGGCTCAGCGACCCGGAGCTCAACGTGCCGGAGGAACAATACAGAGTTATTATGAAGTAAGTATAACACTAGCCTAAGTTTCTTGCTCCGCGAGGGGAGCCCGTTGCTCCGCAGTGGGGCCAATTCGTGTTGGTTATAAGAATGAAGTAAATGACTCGCTTTCGTCCAACTTTTGTAAATAGAGCATAAGAAGTTTAATGTTTTATGGACATATGACGCTTCTGCACGCTGCAATTGATGTTAGTTTGCTAAAATTTTAATATTACGAGCACAGAATACAAATCATCAACATCATCAACATAAATCGTAGAAGCAAAATAAGTCTGGATTACTATTAAAACCGTTGTCGCCAACACGCACACTACCACAATCACAAATACAACGCTATCTTAAGGGATGATTAGCTATAATTATCTTATTTCCAAAGAGATTATGGGCCCTCGCCCGTTCTGATAATTTCAACTTTACACTCTTTACAGTCAAGGAAATATCGTCGAAATTACACTGCGCTTTTTACTTTGGAAGATAGTGCCATCTATCGTCAAGTAGCCGAGCTACACACACACCGAACTCCGCAAGAGATGTCGCAACTAGCGTCTATGCTCTATCTCTTTTACACTTGCACTTTTTTGGTATTTTTCTCGCACTAGATTGAGTAGCGCGAGATAGTTGAGATATTCGTGAACTTTCTGCAGTTGTATGTTAAGTAGATATCGACTTTAtcgtatttatttacataaatttacaTTCTTGATTTGAGCAATAAAAAAAAGCCATGCAGAAATAAGACAGACCAATTCACAATGGTATGAAATGCCTCCATGAGTGATATTTGTTGTTCGGCTAGTGTGTATGCACACCAAAACAGAGCAATACGGTATTTTTGGAATTTAAAGCAGGTCAGTTACACGCTTAAGCGTCGTAGCGAACTAACTATTGTCTGTGGTAATATTGCGTTTAACAATCTTAATCTTGCCACACACTTCAAGCGTACGTTACGATTCTGTCGTTTTTTGTTATCTGTGGTTACGAGCCTGTCACTAAGATTTTAGATTATGTCAGTTGataaatcagcggtcggcaacaggcggcctgcgggccgcatgcggcccgcgagcctccctctggctgttttctatgtaatattgacaaacgacaatttCTGATAGTCACAAATATTAACAGAgggcggcccgcgtcaacttcgttaactgctatgtggcccttggctgctaaaaggttgccgactgCTGCCATAAATGAACGGTTCATTTAAGAAACGCTGTCCTTTTTTTCAGATATATCACATCGCTTATACAGAAGGACCGCCAGACTGAGGCCCTGGTAGAGAAGCTGTGCCAGCGATTCAAAATGTCTACAGAAGAACGGCAGTGGCGCGACCTCGCCTTCTGTCTGTCCTTGTTCAACTACAACGAACGGACGCTCAAGAAACTGATCGAGAACCTGGACTGTTACAAGGACAAACTACACTGCAATGGCGTCATGCAATCGTTCCACACCATCATGGCTAATGCGTCGAAAATGGCTAAGAATGAAGTAAAGGTGGGTAATGTGTAAATTATGCTCTCAACGAGAAAGTCCTTTTTGCCTAAGGAGTCTTAGGACAAACctttaccagtcaaccattggcaTTGACAAGTGCAAGCTATCCTTCCAAGTGAACTTTCCAAGTGCTCACCTGACGTTTACAAGATCGCgcttttaatagtacattattgtcgaggctcggaagtagctacttgcaggctgaggattcgttttaaacggacgaccttgggagtccgtttaattgaatccgaagccagcaagtagccttccagccgagtcatatatagtgcttttctcaaaaatggtgcaacaaatataaatataataggaatattttacagaagcaacgttcttacatatatattttcacagaaaaaagtagaaacaattgaaaaagtttgcttagccgcctttttattttttaaattttaaaatagaagtgtatttttctgccgaaaatacgccaagctatttgaggcagctaaatagtcgcgataccaacattataataattattactaatcatcggtttggctgtttaatgggcctgtgccttcatttgatatggccatttaaacttttaaaaagtttggaactcgacaaataatggaatttgtatgcaacattgcagtcccaaaatcgagactgcaatgtttttaactttttaatttttgactgaccataaactccgcacTTCGCGACCAAATTTTTATACGGCaacgtcgactttgccgtccatttttgagaaaaacatTAAATCATCCTAGTTTATATTACAACATCGTATTTTGTGTGGCAGGCACTAGTAACGGAGCTAGGAGACAAGATAGAGGAATGTTTCGCGGTGCGCGACCCGGCGTCGGGCGCGGCCGGCtcgccgcgcgcgccgcgcacgcccgccgcgccgcgcgccacGCCGCGCCGCAAGCCCGCGCGACGGAACCGTCGCCGCTCCTCCTCCAGTCCTGACGAGGTGACACTTCATGACTTCAGCCACTATTTTGACTTTTTGACGAAGTTGATTGCTGAGCCTCGACCTTAGTTCAAATCGAGGCCTAATCGAAGTTTCCTAGTCACAAAATCACCTTCCAGTTGCGCATCTGACGAACTTAGTACTAGGTCGCTATATCCCTTACTCGGCCTTTTTACcatatgtatattaaaaaaataatttttaaattttgtatattatttccagAATGAACCGCCCACTAACACTGAAGGAACACCTCAGTCAGTCAGAAAATCTAGCAGAAATGCCAGATCCAGAGTCGTCAAGGCGATTGCAGATGATTCGGACGAATCAGgtattaaacaactgtaccgatattcggaacctaagaataatattgagagaaaaggacaatacgaccgacaacGCAGTGTTGCCAACACTGCgttgtcggtcgtattgtccttttctagcatatacgtccttcTGTCTcccacactcccaccacacgGCAGGTTGCTTTGACAGTTGACACAAGgcaattttcaagtcattggcttgctgtttttccatctggaaggttgactacattatatttacaaaaactTACTCTATTATTTTTCTCTTATCCCTCTTTGTGGAGGAAATTACAACTTCCGGTAGCCAACCcaaataaataatgtaggtactaacTCAGTACTCTTAGTTGTagtaatatgaaataaaaatgtttgttttaGATGAAGAGGAGCAACAAAAAGAAGATGACGAAGTATTTAAGAAGCCCACTGCTA
The genomic region above belongs to Cydia splendana chromosome 13, ilCydSple1.2, whole genome shotgun sequence and contains:
- the LOC134796114 gene encoding condensin complex subunit 1, with amino-acid sequence MSHFEFAIPVQKDELLESHVGQYHVEDVVQIRVLLSKLQDAARAYNAEGVEYILEHFDTYFSIIVHGNKLEWNIINKGFDHLVRTAKALCSHIELIMQDQELDADLRVKNLNIVKMVMYLYTQIMKTKDVKLAADNSTKLTLGKKGKKATEDEEFCGWTESDKQAALVTLHLLLQQPLNRLWDPPLAEDNFVTMVSEPCYKALEEQIIKNKAVRETVFQVLGVLIKKYNHGTSCLIKLVQVLQMAEHSVSPICAGVVQLTKDFEIGTFGPQMVREIAEALATSEEENAGVGTEQGAARNCGAFLLELTKELPKEMTSAITTLQSYLESDESYTLRISVLGMMCEALSVELRGEGLSDEQRAQRDDFLDDLYEHIHDLSAYVRHKVLQFWCRLQRDNSVPVTRQRVVLERAIGRLRDKAAIVRKAAIQLLKVFLECNPFSAQLKLEILEEQLETEQKILDDLQKKLNPGPDPKLVEKWEKIKDDIVAAINEGINTLTQDEPDLSQASLDNLYDSIRKHLREKNYFKAYLIVKHTERQYPEARYLRCSMEKSDQVEYFVALLKNIFVIPDRRQSITLSQQCENELALYKKLEEKEAIVAFLQESVHFSRMVTEAVPLINTLLMSKQAGDVNEAIEFFTTAHHFNIESAKTGVANMLLLVWSPDQEKRQAVERAYRDMYLECDSKPERARAVNIARKLVSLVATIDRSSALALDHLVDQWVDKGDITPSIIQVFWEMFMKKIDGTTDMDSYAALALLVMVSKGKPSVALANLEVIQTHGLTGDYNSRNLSAQLLLSLSKKNKRYPADHQIFTSIYDSLLETFSKLNKFTSFAAYSIDTIYAICDTPEIVCAKILAEMYRRVQQAMVKQGENEEEVSLPVELLTRFVFTLGHVAFQQLIYLDVSVYSELRRRNQVREDRKLEEKRKKKAGAFATPARKGRVDDLRRQTLMNASGASASSRGQRSASVSKGPSTNTTMTEDETGLEGAVADDADAEYVRGVCEREIVGEGTALARYVPLLRHILANPARAPPALQAAVALTFTRFMLVSSTVCDEGLQLMVTVLTRSRNVALRTNLTIAFADLTLRFPNLTQPWTRHIYQILSDEELEVRQCAVKMLSFLVLHEMVRVKGQIADMALCCADKDAKIASMTRLFFKQLSQKGNALYNVMPDIISRLSDPELNVPEEQYRVIMKYITSLIQKDRQTEALVEKLCQRFKMSTEERQWRDLAFCLSLFNYNERTLKKLIENLDCYKDKLHCNGVMQSFHTIMANASKMAKNEVKALVTELGDKIEECFAVRDPASGAAGSPRAPRTPAAPRATPRRKPARRNRRRSSSSPDENEPPTNTEGTPQSVRKSSRNARSRVVKAIADDSDESDEEEQQKEDDEVFKKPTARKATRRRKN